One part of the Glycine soja cultivar W05 chromosome 11, ASM419377v2, whole genome shotgun sequence genome encodes these proteins:
- the LOC114373448 gene encoding auxin-responsive protein SAUR50-like, translating into MAIKKSNKLPQAIVLKQIVKRCSSFGKKQTYNEEGLPDDVPKGHFAVYVGENRTRYIIPISWLAHPQFQILLQRAEEEFGFNHDMGLTIPCDEVAFESLTSMMR; encoded by the coding sequence ATGGCCATCAAAAAATCCAATAAACTACCACAAGCTATTGTTCTCAAGCAAATTGTCAAGAGATGCTCAAGTTTTGGCAAGAAGCAGACCTACAATGAAGAGGGTCTTCCTGATGATGTGCCAAAAGGCCATTTTGCGGTCTATGTTGGAGAGAACAGGACCAGATATATTATCCCAATTTCATGGCTGGCTCACCCTCAGTTTCAAATTTTGCTCCAAAGAGCTGAGGAGGAGTTTGGCTTCAACCACGACATGGGACTTACCATACCATGCGATGAAGTTGCATTTGAGTCATTAACTTCCATGATGAGATGA
- the LOC114375035 gene encoding filament-like plant protein 4 gives MDRRGWLWKKKSSDKNIKVENEKPMPTSESVGPTLSSVAHAGDQQDNIKNKNYVQISMESYAHMSGLEDQVVNLEDQVKALEEKLSAVYSELNNKDNLVKQHAKVAEEAVSGWEKADAEVVSLRRQLESLSLSKLTVDEKAAHLDEALKECMKQIRTVKEESEQKLQEVILMKSHQWEKIKLELEAQIDNLDEGLRELASENAALLRSVQESSNKIVKLKEEKSEAEAEVEHLEKNIQSKEKEITSLKYELHMISKEMDIRNEEKNMIMRSAEVANKQHTEDGKNIDKLESECQRLRGLLRKKLPGPAALAQMKLEVESSHHVISAPHLRKTSSKTDGLQASEFLTKQLKVLEEETKTLKEALASSNAELQASRNLYAKTVGRLKRLEAEIHQERNSQKAMLATNYGNPFSRVYSYPPSITSISDNGHEDSESHVESCATSIPDHSDIRRIGSVGKLENHKSETISELMDDFLEVEKMACLSDNGGVPLGIISKANDDAEDKKETSCLSSNKNCFDRINQSIEPEAAEHVEHMQDLKEKKMMLLENMQLLEELKAQLASSNKSCSLGEIQLKCMTESYRSLQTRVEVLEAENKYLKEKMDELKNDLAEEKQSHHDALVRYKEIEEKMQRDKCLVCASNSAANSGKDKELAAAEKKLAECQETLSILGRQLQAMCPQIGVTMTHHSKRLQMNEKFAKPTYGWSNSYGSCNSNEIDRAEACSVVSDIQGVTDELSSHNNSGATSCLSDTEGNYWLNP, from the exons ATGGACCGCCGGGGTTGGCTCTGGAAGAAAAAATCATCtgataaaaacataaaggtTGAGAATGAGAAACCAATGCCTACATCTGAATCTGTTGGCCCTACCTTGTCTTCTGTGGCACATGCAGGAGATCAG CAAGACAACatcaaaaataagaattatGTTCAAATATCAATGGAATCATACGCACATATGTCTGGATTGGAAGATCAAGTTGTAAACTTGGAGGATCAAGTAAAAGCTTTGGAAGAAAAGCTATCTGCAGTTTATTCAGAATTAAATAACAAGGATAATCTAGTTAAACAGCATGCAAAAGTTGCTGAGGAAGCAGTCTCAG GTTGGGAGAAAGCTGATGCAGAAGTTGTTTCCTTAAGACGTCAACTTGAATCTTTGTCTCTCTCTAAGCTCACTGTTGATGAGAAAGCAGCTCACCTAGATGAAGCCTTAAAAGAGTGCATGAAGCAGATAAGAACTGTAAAGGAAGAAAGTGAGCAGAAACTGCAGGAGGTGATTCTTATGAAATCTCATCAGTGGGAGAAAATCAAGTTAGAACTTGAAGCACAAATAGACAATTTGGATGAAGGACTTCGTGAGTTAGCCAGTGAAAATGCTGCCCTTCTAAGATCAGTTCAAGAAAGTTCGAACAAAATAGTGAAACTAAAAGAAGAGAAGTCTGAAGCAGAGGCAGAGGTAGAGCATCTAGAGAAGAATATTCAgtcaaaggaaaaagaaataacCTCACTAAAGTATGAGCTGCACATGATTTCTAAGGAGATGGATATCCGTAATGAAGAGAAGAATATGATCATGAGATCAGCAGAAGTGGCAAACAAGCAACACACTGAGGATGGCAAGAACATTGACAAGCTAGAAAGTGAGTGTCAACGACTCCGTGGTCTTTTGAGAAAGAAGCTACCTGGGCCTGCTGCATTGGCACAAATGAAGCTAGAAGTTGAGAGTTCACACCATGTCATCAGTGCACCCCATCTGAGAAAAACTAGTTCAAAAACTGATGGCCTGCAAGCATCTGAGTTTCTTACCAAACAATTGAAGGTGttggaagaagaaacaaagacattgaaagaagcattggcCTCAAGTAATGCTGAGCTGCAGGCTTCTAGGAACTTGTATGCTAAAACGGTTGGCAGACTTAAGCGCTTGGAAGCAGAGATACATCAAGAAAGAAACTCCCAGAAAGCAATGTTGGCAACCAATTATGGAAACCCCTTCAGTAGAGTTTATAGCTATCCACCAAGCATCACTTCTATCTCTGACAATGGGCATGAAGATTCAGAAAGTCATGTTGAGTCATGTGCAACATCAATTCCTGACCATTCTGATATCAGGAGGATTGGAAGTGTAGGTAAATTAGAGAATCATAAGAGTGAAACTATCTCAGAACTGATGGATGACTTTCTGGAAGTGGAGAAGATGGCATGTTTATCAGACAATGGTGGTGTACCTCTTGGCATCATTAGTAAAGCTAATGATGATGCTGAAGATAAAAAGGAGACTAGCTGTTtatcttcaaataaaaattgttttgacAGGATAAACCAATCAATAGAACCTGAGGCAGCTGAACATGTCGAGCATATGCAAGATCTTAAGGAAAAAAAGATGATGTTACTGGAAAACATGCAGCTTCTAGAAGAACTTAAAGCTCAATTGGCATCGTCTAATAAATCATGTAGTTTAGGTGAGATTCAACTGAAATGCATGACTGAGTCTTACAGGTCACTTCAAACACGTGTAGAGGTGTTAGAAGCtgaaaataagtatttaaaGGAAAAGATGGATGAGCTAAAGAATGATCTTGCAGAGGAAAAACAAAGTCATCATGATGCTTTGGTGAGGTACaaagaaattgaagagaaaatgcaaag GGACAAGTGCTTGGTGTGTGCATCAAACTCAGCAGCAAATTCTGGGAAG GATAAAGAACTAGCAGCTGCAGAGAAAAAGCTGGCAGAATGTCAGGAGACTCTGTCTATACTTGGTAGGCAGTTGCAAGCTATGTGCCCTCAGATAGGTGTAACCATGACTCATCATAGTAAAAGGCTTCAAATGAATGAAAAGTTCGCCAAACCAACTTATGGCTGGTCAAATTCTTATGGTTCATGTAACTCAAATGAAATTGATCGTGCTGAGGCATGTAGCGTAGTGTCTGACATTCAAGGAGTGACTGATGAGTTATCATCGCATAATAACTCTGGTGCCACATCATGTCTTTCAGACACCGAAGGGAACTATTGGTTAAACCCTTGA
- the LOC114376945 gene encoding 60S ribosomal protein L8-3 yields the protein MGRVIRAQRKGAGSVFKSHTHHRKGPARFRSLDFGERNGYLKGVVTDIIHDPGRGAPLAKVAFRHPFRYKKQMELFVAAEGLYTGQFIYCGKKATLVVGNVLPLRSIPEGAVICNVEHHVGDRGVFARASGDYAIVISHNPDNDTSRIKLPSGSKKIVPSGCRAMIGQVAGGGRTEKPLLKAGNAYHKFRVKRNCWPKVRGVAMNPVEHPHGGGNHQHIGHASTVRRDAPPGQKVGLIAARRTGRLRGQAAATAAKADKTT from the exons ATGGGAAGGGTGATTCGCGCACAGCGTAAGGGTGCGGGGTCGGTGTTCAAGTCCCACACCCACCACCGCAAGGGTCCGGCGAGGTTCCGCAGCCTCGACTTCGGCGAGCGCAACGGCTACCTCAAAGGGGTCGTCACCGATATCATCCACGACCCTGGTCGCGGTGCTCCTCTAGCCAAGGTGGCGTTCCGCCACCCCTTCCGCTACAAGAAGCAGATGGAGCTCTTCGTCGCCGCCGAGGGCCTCTACACCGGCCAGTTCATCTACTGCGGCAAGAAGGCCACCCTCGTCGTCGGCAACGTCTTGCCCCTCCGATCCATCCCCGAAGGTGCCGTTATCTGCAACGTCGAGCACCACGTTGGCGACCGCGGCGTCTTCGCCAGAGCCTCCGGTGACTATGCCATTGTTATCAGCCACAACCCTGATAACGACACCTCTAG GATCAAGCTTCCTTCTGGGTCAAAGAAGATTGTGCCTAGTGGGTGCAGGGCGATGATTGGGCAGGTTGCAGGTGGAGGGAGGACTGAGAAGCCTCTTCTGAAAGCTGGTAATGCTTATCACAAATTCAGAGTGAAGAGGAATTGCTGGCCTAAGGTGCGTGGTGTGGCGATGAACCCAGTTGAGCATCCTCATGGAGGAGGTAATCACCAGCATATTGGTCATGCCAGTACCGTCAGGCGTGATGCTCCTCCTGGCCAGAAGGTTGGTCTCATTGCTGCTAGGAGGACTGGTCGTCTTAGGGGGCAAGCTGCTGCTACTGCTGCTAAAGCGGATAAGACCACCTGA